Proteins encoded within one genomic window of Canis lupus familiaris isolate Mischka breed German Shepherd chromosome 12, alternate assembly UU_Cfam_GSD_1.0, whole genome shotgun sequence:
- the CCDC167 gene encoding coiled-coil domain-containing protein 167 isoform X2, protein MEWHLGQALGQGEAADPEVAELGAGQAEGQGPFWKRLDKELAETRSQLFCTLKGSATHPSLLGAVLQIDGLEEKLSRCRKDLEAVNSRLHGAELSPEARKSLEKEKNSLMSKASNYDLTCQESALEQSREGATVASTGEPEEHGALGGHLHPPDLHLCLLDHVSLRFLYGQHRVPWASWSLPSRPFKPQDSQGTGAFLLNPDTGAGLQPLLPPGPALGPESPGLCVGSSLSPRERQ, encoded by the exons ATGGAGTGGCACTTGGGCCAGGCGTTGGGACAAGGCGAAGCGGCCGACCCAGAAGTGGCTGAGCTAGGTGCTggccaggcagagggacag GGGCCTTTCTGGAAGAGACTGGATAAAGAACTGGCAGAGACCA gatcccaactATTTTGTACATTGAAAGGCTCTGCCACCCATCCCTCTCTGCTGGGTGCTGTGTTGCAGATCGATGGGCTGGAGGAGAAGCTGTCACGGTGTAGGAAAGACTTGGAGGCAGTAAACTCCAGGCTCCACGGGGCGGAGCTGAGCCCAGAGGCCAG GAAGTctctggagaaggagaaaaacagcCTGATGAGCAAAGCCTCCAACTATG ACCTGACCTGCCAAGAATCAGCCCTAGAACAGTCCAG AGAAGGAGCTACAGTTGCTTCGACAGGAGAACCGGAGGAACATGGTGCTCTCGGTGGCCATCTTCATCCTCCTGACCTTCATCTATGCCTGCTGGACCATGTGAGCCTGAGGTTTCTCTACGGTCAGCACAGGGTCCCCTGGGCCTCCTGGTCACTACCAAGCAGGCCCTTCAAGCCTCAAGACAGCCAAGGTACAGGAGCATTTCTCCTCAACCCAGACACTGGAGCAGGACTTCAGCCCCTCTTGCCTCCTGGTCCCGCTCTGGGGCCTGAGTCTCCAGGACTGTGTGTTGGTTCCTCCCTCAGCCCAAGGGAAAGGCAATAA
- the CCDC167 gene encoding coiled-coil domain-containing protein 167 isoform X12, whose amino-acid sequence MTKKKRESLGVALEIDGLEEKLSRCRKDLEAVNSRLHGAELSPEARKSLEKEKNSLMSKASNYEKELQLLRQENRRNMVLSVAIFILLTFIYACWTM is encoded by the exons ATGACCAAAAAGAAGCGGGAGAGTCTGGGCGTCGCTCTAGAG ATCGATGGGCTGGAGGAGAAGCTGTCACGGTGTAGGAAAGACTTGGAGGCAGTAAACTCCAGGCTCCACGGGGCGGAGCTGAGCCCAGAGGCCAG GAAGTctctggagaaggagaaaaacagcCTGATGAGCAAAGCCTCCAACTATG AGAAGGAGCTACAGTTGCTTCGACAGGAGAACCGGAGGAACATGGTGCTCTCGGTGGCCATCTTCATCCTCCTGACCTTCATCTATGCCTGCTGGACCATGTGA
- the CCDC167 gene encoding coiled-coil domain-containing protein 167 isoform X5, producing the protein MTKKKRESLGVALEGPASRAGVGSQLRLQERRQMEWHLGQALGQGEAADPEVAELGAGQAEGQGPFWKRLDKELAETRSQLFCTLKGSATHPSLLGAVLQIDGLEEKLSRCRKDLEAVNSRLHGAELSPEARKSLEKEKNSLMSKASNYASEEAGLQRFIRLLCSVLPERPDLPRISPRTVQRRSYSCFDRRTGGTWCSRWPSSSS; encoded by the exons ATGACCAAAAAGAAGCGGGAGAGTCTGGGCGTCGCTCTAGAG GGCCCTGCTTCTAGAGCTGGAGTCGGCAGCCAGCTGAGGCTGCAGGAAAGGAGGCAGATGGAGTGGCACTTGGGCCAGGCGTTGGGACAAGGCGAAGCGGCCGACCCAGAAGTGGCTGAGCTAGGTGCTggccaggcagagggacag GGGCCTTTCTGGAAGAGACTGGATAAAGAACTGGCAGAGACCA gatcccaactATTTTGTACATTGAAAGGCTCTGCCACCCATCCCTCTCTGCTGGGTGCTGTGTTGCAGATCGATGGGCTGGAGGAGAAGCTGTCACGGTGTAGGAAAGACTTGGAGGCAGTAAACTCCAGGCTCCACGGGGCGGAGCTGAGCCCAGAGGCCAG GAAGTctctggagaaggagaaaaacagcCTGATGAGCAAAGCCTCCAACTATG CCTCAGAGGAAGCCGGTCTGCAGAGGTTCATCAGacttctctgttctgttctccCCGAGAGACCTGACCTGCCAAGAATCAGCCCTAGAACAGTCCAG AGAAGGAGCTACAGTTGCTTCGACAGGAGAACCGGAGGAACATGGTGCTCTCGGTGGCCATCTTCATCCTCCTGA
- the CCDC167 gene encoding coiled-coil domain-containing protein 167 isoform X11 has product MTKKKRESLGVALEGPASRAGVGSQLRLQERRQMEWHLGQALGQGEAADPEVAELGAGQAEGQGPFWKRLDKELAETRSQLFCTLKGSATHPSLLGAVLQIDGLEEKLSRCRKDLEAVNSRLHGAELSPEARKSLEKEKNSLMSKASNYET; this is encoded by the exons ATGACCAAAAAGAAGCGGGAGAGTCTGGGCGTCGCTCTAGAG GGCCCTGCTTCTAGAGCTGGAGTCGGCAGCCAGCTGAGGCTGCAGGAAAGGAGGCAGATGGAGTGGCACTTGGGCCAGGCGTTGGGACAAGGCGAAGCGGCCGACCCAGAAGTGGCTGAGCTAGGTGCTggccaggcagagggacag GGGCCTTTCTGGAAGAGACTGGATAAAGAACTGGCAGAGACCA gatcccaactATTTTGTACATTGAAAGGCTCTGCCACCCATCCCTCTCTGCTGGGTGCTGTGTTGCAGATCGATGGGCTGGAGGAGAAGCTGTCACGGTGTAGGAAAGACTTGGAGGCAGTAAACTCCAGGCTCCACGGGGCGGAGCTGAGCCCAGAGGCCAG GAAGTctctggagaaggagaaaaacagcCTGATGAGCAAAGCCTCCAACTATG AGACCTGA
- the CCDC167 gene encoding coiled-coil domain-containing protein 167 isoform X8, which produces MTKKKRESLGVALEGPASRAGVGSQLRLQERRQMEWHLGQALGQGEAADPEVAELGAGQAEGQGPFWKRLDKELAETRSQLFCTLKGSATHPSLLGAVLQIDGLEEKLSRCRKDLEAVNSRLHGAELSPEARKSLEKEKNSLMSKASNYDLTCQESALEQSRSYSCFDRRTGGTWCSRWPSSSS; this is translated from the exons ATGACCAAAAAGAAGCGGGAGAGTCTGGGCGTCGCTCTAGAG GGCCCTGCTTCTAGAGCTGGAGTCGGCAGCCAGCTGAGGCTGCAGGAAAGGAGGCAGATGGAGTGGCACTTGGGCCAGGCGTTGGGACAAGGCGAAGCGGCCGACCCAGAAGTGGCTGAGCTAGGTGCTggccaggcagagggacag GGGCCTTTCTGGAAGAGACTGGATAAAGAACTGGCAGAGACCA gatcccaactATTTTGTACATTGAAAGGCTCTGCCACCCATCCCTCTCTGCTGGGTGCTGTGTTGCAGATCGATGGGCTGGAGGAGAAGCTGTCACGGTGTAGGAAAGACTTGGAGGCAGTAAACTCCAGGCTCCACGGGGCGGAGCTGAGCCCAGAGGCCAG GAAGTctctggagaaggagaaaaacagcCTGATGAGCAAAGCCTCCAACTATG ACCTGACCTGCCAAGAATCAGCCCTAGAACAGTCCAG GAGCTACAGTTGCTTCGACAGGAGAACCGGAGGAACATGGTGCTCTCGGTGGCCATCTTCATCCTCCTGA
- the CCDC167 gene encoding coiled-coil domain-containing protein 167 isoform X9: MTKKKRESLGVALEGPASRAGVGSQLRLQERRQMEWHLGQALGQGEAADPEVAELGAGQAEGQGPFWKRLDKELAETRSQLFCTLKGSATHPSLLGAVLQIDGLEEKLSRCRKDLEAVNSRLHGAELSPEARKSLEKEKNSLMSKASNYEKELQLLRQENRRNMVLSVAIFILLTFIYACWTM, translated from the exons ATGACCAAAAAGAAGCGGGAGAGTCTGGGCGTCGCTCTAGAG GGCCCTGCTTCTAGAGCTGGAGTCGGCAGCCAGCTGAGGCTGCAGGAAAGGAGGCAGATGGAGTGGCACTTGGGCCAGGCGTTGGGACAAGGCGAAGCGGCCGACCCAGAAGTGGCTGAGCTAGGTGCTggccaggcagagggacag GGGCCTTTCTGGAAGAGACTGGATAAAGAACTGGCAGAGACCA gatcccaactATTTTGTACATTGAAAGGCTCTGCCACCCATCCCTCTCTGCTGGGTGCTGTGTTGCAGATCGATGGGCTGGAGGAGAAGCTGTCACGGTGTAGGAAAGACTTGGAGGCAGTAAACTCCAGGCTCCACGGGGCGGAGCTGAGCCCAGAGGCCAG GAAGTctctggagaaggagaaaaacagcCTGATGAGCAAAGCCTCCAACTATG AGAAGGAGCTACAGTTGCTTCGACAGGAGAACCGGAGGAACATGGTGCTCTCGGTGGCCATCTTCATCCTCCTGACCTTCATCTATGCCTGCTGGACCATGTGA
- the CCDC167 gene encoding coiled-coil domain-containing protein 167 isoform X4 has protein sequence MTKKKRESLGVALEGPASRAGVGSQLRLQERRQMEWHLGQALGQGEAADPEVAELGAGQAEGQGPFWKRLDKELAETRSQLFCTLKGSATHPSLLGAVLQIDGLEEKLSRCRKDLEAVNSRLHGAELSPEARKSLEKEKNSLMSKASNYASEEAGLQRFIRLLCSVLPERPDLPRISPRTVQELQLLRQENRRNMVLSVAIFILLTFIYACWTM, from the exons ATGACCAAAAAGAAGCGGGAGAGTCTGGGCGTCGCTCTAGAG GGCCCTGCTTCTAGAGCTGGAGTCGGCAGCCAGCTGAGGCTGCAGGAAAGGAGGCAGATGGAGTGGCACTTGGGCCAGGCGTTGGGACAAGGCGAAGCGGCCGACCCAGAAGTGGCTGAGCTAGGTGCTggccaggcagagggacag GGGCCTTTCTGGAAGAGACTGGATAAAGAACTGGCAGAGACCA gatcccaactATTTTGTACATTGAAAGGCTCTGCCACCCATCCCTCTCTGCTGGGTGCTGTGTTGCAGATCGATGGGCTGGAGGAGAAGCTGTCACGGTGTAGGAAAGACTTGGAGGCAGTAAACTCCAGGCTCCACGGGGCGGAGCTGAGCCCAGAGGCCAG GAAGTctctggagaaggagaaaaacagcCTGATGAGCAAAGCCTCCAACTATG CCTCAGAGGAAGCCGGTCTGCAGAGGTTCATCAGacttctctgttctgttctccCCGAGAGACCTGACCTGCCAAGAATCAGCCCTAGAACAGTCCAG GAGCTACAGTTGCTTCGACAGGAGAACCGGAGGAACATGGTGCTCTCGGTGGCCATCTTCATCCTCCTGACCTTCATCTATGCCTGCTGGACCATGTGA
- the CCDC167 gene encoding coiled-coil domain-containing protein 167 isoform X6 produces MTMPCCRSQLFCTLKGSATHPSLLGAVLQIDGLEEKLSRCRKDLEAVNSRLHGAELSPEARKSLEKEKNSLMSKASNYDLTCQESALEQSREGATVASTGEPEEHGALGGHLHPPDLHLCLLDHVSLRFLYGQHRVPWASWSLPSRPFKPQDSQGTGAFLLNPDTGAGLQPLLPPGPALGPESPGLCVGSSLSPRERQ; encoded by the exons ATGACCATGCCTTGCTGCA gatcccaactATTTTGTACATTGAAAGGCTCTGCCACCCATCCCTCTCTGCTGGGTGCTGTGTTGCAGATCGATGGGCTGGAGGAGAAGCTGTCACGGTGTAGGAAAGACTTGGAGGCAGTAAACTCCAGGCTCCACGGGGCGGAGCTGAGCCCAGAGGCCAG GAAGTctctggagaaggagaaaaacagcCTGATGAGCAAAGCCTCCAACTATG ACCTGACCTGCCAAGAATCAGCCCTAGAACAGTCCAG AGAAGGAGCTACAGTTGCTTCGACAGGAGAACCGGAGGAACATGGTGCTCTCGGTGGCCATCTTCATCCTCCTGACCTTCATCTATGCCTGCTGGACCATGTGAGCCTGAGGTTTCTCTACGGTCAGCACAGGGTCCCCTGGGCCTCCTGGTCACTACCAAGCAGGCCCTTCAAGCCTCAAGACAGCCAAGGTACAGGAGCATTTCTCCTCAACCCAGACACTGGAGCAGGACTTCAGCCCCTCTTGCCTCCTGGTCCCGCTCTGGGGCCTGAGTCTCCAGGACTGTGTGTTGGTTCCTCCCTCAGCCCAAGGGAAAGGCAATAA
- the CCDC167 gene encoding coiled-coil domain-containing protein 167 isoform X7 encodes MTKKKRESLGVALEGPASRAGVGSQLRLQERRQMEWHLGQALGQGEAADPEVAELGAGQAEGQGPFWKRLDKELAETRSQLFCTLKGSATHPSLLGAVLQIDGLEEKLSRCRKDLEAVNSRLHGAELSPEARKSLEKEKNSLMSKASNYASEEAGLQRFIRLLCSVLPERPDLPRISPRTVQVTGNLPEGPV; translated from the exons ATGACCAAAAAGAAGCGGGAGAGTCTGGGCGTCGCTCTAGAG GGCCCTGCTTCTAGAGCTGGAGTCGGCAGCCAGCTGAGGCTGCAGGAAAGGAGGCAGATGGAGTGGCACTTGGGCCAGGCGTTGGGACAAGGCGAAGCGGCCGACCCAGAAGTGGCTGAGCTAGGTGCTggccaggcagagggacag GGGCCTTTCTGGAAGAGACTGGATAAAGAACTGGCAGAGACCA gatcccaactATTTTGTACATTGAAAGGCTCTGCCACCCATCCCTCTCTGCTGGGTGCTGTGTTGCAGATCGATGGGCTGGAGGAGAAGCTGTCACGGTGTAGGAAAGACTTGGAGGCAGTAAACTCCAGGCTCCACGGGGCGGAGCTGAGCCCAGAGGCCAG GAAGTctctggagaaggagaaaaacagcCTGATGAGCAAAGCCTCCAACTATG CCTCAGAGGAAGCCGGTCTGCAGAGGTTCATCAGacttctctgttctgttctccCCGAGAGACCTGACCTGCCAAGAATCAGCCCTAGAACAGTCCAGGTGACAGGGAACCTCCCAGAGGGACCAGTTTGA
- the CCDC167 gene encoding coiled-coil domain-containing protein 167 isoform X1, protein MTKKKRESLGVALEGPASRAGVGSQLRLQERRQMEWHLGQALGQGEAADPEVAELGAGQAEGQGPFWKRLDKELAETRSQLFCTLKGSATHPSLLGAVLQIDGLEEKLSRCRKDLEAVNSRLHGAELSPEARKSLEKEKNSLMSKASNYGATVASTGEPEEHGALGGHLHPPDLHLCLLDHVSLRFLYGQHRVPWASWSLPSRPFKPQDSQGTGAFLLNPDTGAGLQPLLPPGPALGPESPGLCVGSSLSPRERQ, encoded by the exons ATGACCAAAAAGAAGCGGGAGAGTCTGGGCGTCGCTCTAGAG GGCCCTGCTTCTAGAGCTGGAGTCGGCAGCCAGCTGAGGCTGCAGGAAAGGAGGCAGATGGAGTGGCACTTGGGCCAGGCGTTGGGACAAGGCGAAGCGGCCGACCCAGAAGTGGCTGAGCTAGGTGCTggccaggcagagggacag GGGCCTTTCTGGAAGAGACTGGATAAAGAACTGGCAGAGACCA gatcccaactATTTTGTACATTGAAAGGCTCTGCCACCCATCCCTCTCTGCTGGGTGCTGTGTTGCAGATCGATGGGCTGGAGGAGAAGCTGTCACGGTGTAGGAAAGACTTGGAGGCAGTAAACTCCAGGCTCCACGGGGCGGAGCTGAGCCCAGAGGCCAG GAAGTctctggagaaggagaaaaacagcCTGATGAGCAAAGCCTCCAACTATG GAGCTACAGTTGCTTCGACAGGAGAACCGGAGGAACATGGTGCTCTCGGTGGCCATCTTCATCCTCCTGACCTTCATCTATGCCTGCTGGACCATGTGAGCCTGAGGTTTCTCTACGGTCAGCACAGGGTCCCCTGGGCCTCCTGGTCACTACCAAGCAGGCCCTTCAAGCCTCAAGACAGCCAAGGTACAGGAGCATTTCTCCTCAACCCAGACACTGGAGCAGGACTTCAGCCCCTCTTGCCTCCTGGTCCCGCTCTGGGGCCTGAGTCTCCAGGACTGTGTGTTGGTTCCTCCCTCAGCCCAAGGGAAAGGCAATAA
- the CCDC167 gene encoding coiled-coil domain-containing protein 167 isoform X10, producing the protein MTKKKRESLGVALEGPASRAGVGSQLRLQERRQMEWHLGQALGQGEAADPEVAELGAGQAEGQGPFWKRLDKELAETRSQLFCTLKGSATHPSLLGAVLQIDGLEEKLSRCRKDLEAVNSRLHGAELSPEARKSLEKEKNSLMSKASNYDLTCQESALEQSR; encoded by the exons ATGACCAAAAAGAAGCGGGAGAGTCTGGGCGTCGCTCTAGAG GGCCCTGCTTCTAGAGCTGGAGTCGGCAGCCAGCTGAGGCTGCAGGAAAGGAGGCAGATGGAGTGGCACTTGGGCCAGGCGTTGGGACAAGGCGAAGCGGCCGACCCAGAAGTGGCTGAGCTAGGTGCTggccaggcagagggacag GGGCCTTTCTGGAAGAGACTGGATAAAGAACTGGCAGAGACCA gatcccaactATTTTGTACATTGAAAGGCTCTGCCACCCATCCCTCTCTGCTGGGTGCTGTGTTGCAGATCGATGGGCTGGAGGAGAAGCTGTCACGGTGTAGGAAAGACTTGGAGGCAGTAAACTCCAGGCTCCACGGGGCGGAGCTGAGCCCAGAGGCCAG GAAGTctctggagaaggagaaaaacagcCTGATGAGCAAAGCCTCCAACTATG ACCTGACCTGCCAAGAATCAGCCCTAGAACAGTCCAGGTGA
- the CCDC167 gene encoding coiled-coil domain-containing protein 167 isoform X3, protein MTKKKRESLGVALEGPFWKRLDKELAETRSQLFCTLKGSATHPSLLGAVLQIDGLEEKLSRCRKDLEAVNSRLHGAELSPEARKSLEKEKNSLMSKASNYDLTCQESALEQSREGATVASTGEPEEHGALGGHLHPPDLHLCLLDHVSLRFLYGQHRVPWASWSLPSRPFKPQDSQGTGAFLLNPDTGAGLQPLLPPGPALGPESPGLCVGSSLSPRERQ, encoded by the exons ATGACCAAAAAGAAGCGGGAGAGTCTGGGCGTCGCTCTAGAG GGGCCTTTCTGGAAGAGACTGGATAAAGAACTGGCAGAGACCA gatcccaactATTTTGTACATTGAAAGGCTCTGCCACCCATCCCTCTCTGCTGGGTGCTGTGTTGCAGATCGATGGGCTGGAGGAGAAGCTGTCACGGTGTAGGAAAGACTTGGAGGCAGTAAACTCCAGGCTCCACGGGGCGGAGCTGAGCCCAGAGGCCAG GAAGTctctggagaaggagaaaaacagcCTGATGAGCAAAGCCTCCAACTATG ACCTGACCTGCCAAGAATCAGCCCTAGAACAGTCCAG AGAAGGAGCTACAGTTGCTTCGACAGGAGAACCGGAGGAACATGGTGCTCTCGGTGGCCATCTTCATCCTCCTGACCTTCATCTATGCCTGCTGGACCATGTGAGCCTGAGGTTTCTCTACGGTCAGCACAGGGTCCCCTGGGCCTCCTGGTCACTACCAAGCAGGCCCTTCAAGCCTCAAGACAGCCAAGGTACAGGAGCATTTCTCCTCAACCCAGACACTGGAGCAGGACTTCAGCCCCTCTTGCCTCCTGGTCCCGCTCTGGGGCCTGAGTCTCCAGGACTGTGTGTTGGTTCCTCCCTCAGCCCAAGGGAAAGGCAATAA